A single genomic interval of Arthrobacter sp. NicSoilB8 harbors:
- the hpt gene encoding hypoxanthine phosphoribosyltransferase: MDSNDVQADLKHVLYTKEQIQQRITELAAQIDKDYEGRDLLIVGVLKGAVMVMADLARALHSHVSMDWMAVSSYGSGTQSSGVVRILKDLDTDLMGKDVLIVEDIIDSGLTLSWLKTNLESRGTASVEICTAFRKPTAAKVKIDVKYVGYDIPNEFVVGYGLDYAEKYRNLDFVGTLAPHVYE, encoded by the coding sequence GTGGATTCAAACGACGTCCAGGCAGACCTCAAGCACGTTCTCTACACCAAGGAACAGATCCAGCAACGGATCACGGAACTCGCGGCGCAGATCGATAAGGACTATGAGGGCCGCGACCTCCTGATCGTCGGCGTCCTCAAGGGCGCCGTCATGGTCATGGCAGACCTGGCCCGCGCACTGCACAGCCACGTCTCCATGGACTGGATGGCAGTCTCGTCCTACGGCTCCGGCACCCAGTCCTCCGGTGTGGTCCGCATCCTGAAGGACCTCGACACCGACCTCATGGGCAAAGACGTCCTGATCGTCGAGGACATCATCGACTCCGGCCTCACGCTGTCCTGGCTCAAGACCAACCTGGAATCCCGCGGCACCGCCTCCGTGGAAATCTGCACGGCGTTCCGCAAGCCGACGGCCGCGAAGGTCAAGATCGACGTCAAGTACGTCGGCTACGACATTCCCAACGAGTTCGTCGTGGGCTACGGACTGGACTACGCCGAGAAGTACCGCAACCTGGACTTCGTCGGCACCCTGGCACCGCACGTCTACGAGTAG
- the dacB gene encoding D-alanyl-D-alanine carboxypeptidase/D-alanyl-D-alanine-endopeptidase encodes MKPSTSAAGTGPAPGRLRGILALLLQTLLVVAVALPAGIAIAPALLGPGGPSDASQTTPPWQQVPATLSAPGPDSGGIGPLRDTAPVPAGAALAAKLNETLKTDGGGTFTGIVQDAATGQVLFDRAADEARVPASNMKLLTAGAALRVLGPDGRFSTRVVAGPTPGSVVLTGGGDVLLAAGESDPGAVLGRAGLATLAQATVRALQNDGGATGTLSVLLDDSLFSGPALSQAWSPEDVAAGEMAPLYPLALNSARFDPAKTTGPRPQDAAMTAAEAFAAKLTEAAAPAGLSVAPGVARVRPGASPEGARPKVLAEVQSATVGEQVDLMLQTSDNYLAEVMGRMTALGAGRPGSGDDAVAAVLQQVQDMGVPTEGLRAADVSGLALANRVSARQLTDAVRAMTSGADTRLRAALAGFPVAGLTGTLGDRYTEAASAAGAGLVRAKTGTLNTVIALSGYVVDADGRLLVFSFVGNGLTPGAANKAALDRSAAVLAGCGCH; translated from the coding sequence ATGAAACCGAGCACCAGCGCCGCGGGCACCGGACCGGCGCCCGGCAGGCTTCGCGGAATCCTCGCACTGCTGCTCCAAACCCTCCTGGTGGTGGCAGTGGCACTGCCGGCCGGCATCGCCATCGCCCCGGCGCTGCTCGGCCCGGGCGGTCCCTCGGACGCCTCGCAAACAACCCCGCCCTGGCAGCAGGTCCCCGCCACGCTGAGCGCCCCCGGCCCCGATTCCGGCGGAATCGGACCCCTCCGCGACACCGCACCGGTTCCCGCCGGCGCCGCGCTCGCCGCGAAGCTCAACGAGACCCTGAAGACCGACGGCGGCGGCACCTTCACCGGGATCGTCCAGGACGCCGCCACGGGGCAGGTGCTCTTTGACCGCGCAGCCGACGAGGCGCGCGTTCCGGCGTCGAACATGAAGCTCCTCACAGCCGGCGCCGCCCTGCGTGTCCTGGGCCCGGACGGCCGCTTCAGCACCCGGGTAGTGGCAGGGCCCACGCCCGGCTCGGTGGTCCTGACCGGCGGGGGCGATGTCCTCCTGGCCGCCGGCGAATCCGATCCCGGCGCCGTCCTGGGCCGTGCCGGGCTCGCCACGCTCGCCCAGGCCACCGTCCGCGCCCTCCAAAACGACGGCGGCGCCACCGGCACCCTGAGCGTCCTGCTGGATGATTCCCTCTTCAGCGGCCCGGCACTCAGCCAGGCGTGGAGCCCCGAAGACGTCGCCGCCGGGGAGATGGCCCCGCTGTACCCGCTGGCGCTGAACTCGGCCAGGTTCGATCCCGCCAAGACCACCGGTCCCCGCCCGCAGGACGCCGCCATGACCGCCGCCGAGGCTTTCGCCGCCAAGCTCACCGAGGCCGCGGCGCCCGCGGGGCTGTCCGTGGCCCCCGGCGTCGCCCGGGTCCGTCCCGGCGCCTCGCCGGAGGGTGCCCGGCCCAAAGTTCTGGCCGAGGTCCAGTCCGCCACAGTGGGGGAGCAGGTGGACCTCATGCTGCAGACCTCGGACAACTACCTCGCCGAGGTCATGGGACGGATGACCGCCCTCGGCGCCGGCCGGCCCGGCAGCGGCGACGACGCCGTGGCCGCCGTGCTGCAGCAGGTCCAGGACATGGGTGTCCCCACGGAGGGCCTCCGGGCCGCGGATGTTTCCGGCCTGGCGCTGGCCAACAGGGTCTCGGCCCGGCAACTCACGGACGCGGTCCGGGCCATGACCTCGGGGGCGGACACCCGGCTGCGTGCCGCCCTTGCCGGGTTCCCGGTCGCCGGGCTCACCGGCACGCTGGGGGACCGGTACACGGAGGCGGCGTCGGCCGCCGGCGCCGGGCTGGTGCGCGCCAAGACGGGGACGCTGAACACGGTCATTGCGCTCAGCGGTTACGTCGTCGACGCCGACGGACGGCTACTGGTCTTTTCCTTCGTGGGCAACGGCCTGACCCCCGGCGCCGCGAACAAGGCCGCACTGGACCGCTCCGCCGCTGTCCTTGCCGGCTGCGGCTGCCACTGA
- the tilS gene encoding tRNA lysidine(34) synthetase TilS — translation MLQDALAGAGYPERVLVACSGGPDSLALAAVAAYFARRGHVDGHPVAVGAVVVDHQLQPGSAGVAATTARTLEDLGLSPVRIRTVDVASTGMGPEAAARDARHAALEAAADEAGAGAILLGHTLDDQAEQVLLGLARGSGTRSLAGMRPSRGRLLRPFLGLRRADTLEICRVEGLDPWHDPSNADPAYARSRTRVEVLPLLEDKLGPGVAESLARTAAILQLDADYLEDVANDTFDRLRQQDSGEISLPEAALRDLAPAVRFRVIAKAAAAVGGQQPSYQRLLAAEALLRRQGSAGPVELPGAVSVYRLSLAQLLAERPSAPAGVPREAARCGKLVFRPQQPPRK, via the coding sequence ATGCTGCAGGACGCCCTCGCCGGGGCCGGCTACCCTGAACGTGTCCTGGTCGCCTGCAGCGGAGGCCCGGACTCGCTGGCCCTCGCCGCCGTCGCCGCCTACTTCGCCCGCCGGGGCCACGTGGACGGCCACCCCGTGGCCGTCGGCGCCGTCGTCGTGGACCACCAGCTGCAGCCGGGCTCGGCCGGGGTCGCCGCCACCACGGCCCGGACCCTTGAGGACCTCGGGCTCTCTCCCGTCCGGATCAGGACTGTCGACGTCGCCTCCACCGGCATGGGCCCCGAGGCTGCTGCCCGGGACGCCCGCCACGCGGCCCTCGAGGCCGCCGCGGACGAGGCCGGTGCGGGAGCGATCCTGCTCGGCCATACCCTCGATGACCAGGCCGAACAGGTCCTGCTGGGACTTGCGCGCGGCTCCGGCACCCGGTCCCTGGCCGGGATGCGGCCCTCCCGCGGCCGGCTCCTGCGCCCCTTCCTGGGCCTGCGTCGTGCGGACACACTGGAGATCTGCCGGGTGGAGGGCCTGGATCCCTGGCATGACCCGTCCAATGCGGATCCCGCCTACGCGCGCTCCCGGACCCGGGTCGAAGTGCTGCCCCTGCTGGAGGACAAGCTCGGCCCCGGCGTCGCCGAATCCCTCGCCCGCACGGCCGCGATCCTGCAGCTCGACGCCGATTACCTGGAAGACGTGGCGAACGACACCTTTGACCGGCTCCGGCAGCAGGACAGCGGGGAGATCAGCCTTCCGGAGGCCGCGCTGCGGGATCTGGCCCCGGCCGTGAGGTTCCGGGTGATCGCCAAGGCCGCCGCCGCCGTCGGCGGTCAACAGCCCAGCTACCAGCGGCTCCTCGCGGCGGAAGCGCTGCTGCGCCGGCAGGGATCGGCCGGGCCGGTGGAGCTTCCGGGCGCGGTCAGCGTCTACCGGCTCTCACTCGCGCAGCTCCTCGCGGAGCGGCCGTCCGCCCCCGCCGGTGTTCCCCGTGAAGCCGCACGCTGTGGGAAGCTTGTATTCCGGCCTCAACAGCCGCCCCGAAAATAG
- the folE gene encoding GTP cyclohydrolase I FolE, giving the protein MTSNFDDDVPAPAAASAGDGEAHHPKSKVDRPRIEAAVREILLAIGEDPDRGGLLDTPKRVAKAYAEMFAGLHHDPAEILATTFDLDHEELVLVKDIPFYSTCEHHLVPFHGVAHVGYIPSHDGKVTGLSKLARVVDMFARRPQVQERLTTQIVEALVTHLKPRGAIVVVECEHLCMSMRGIRKPGAKTVTSAVRGQLHDPATRAEAMSLILGR; this is encoded by the coding sequence GTGACTTCTAACTTCGACGACGACGTTCCCGCCCCCGCTGCTGCCTCGGCGGGGGACGGGGAAGCCCATCATCCCAAATCCAAGGTGGACCGTCCCCGGATCGAGGCGGCCGTGCGGGAAATCCTGCTGGCCATCGGCGAGGACCCGGACCGCGGCGGACTCCTGGACACCCCGAAGCGGGTGGCCAAGGCCTACGCGGAAATGTTCGCCGGCCTGCACCACGACCCCGCCGAGATCCTCGCCACGACGTTCGACCTCGACCACGAGGAACTCGTGCTGGTCAAGGACATCCCGTTCTACTCCACCTGTGAGCACCACCTGGTGCCGTTCCACGGCGTGGCCCATGTCGGCTACATCCCCTCCCATGACGGCAAGGTCACGGGCCTGAGCAAGCTGGCCCGCGTGGTGGACATGTTCGCCCGACGCCCGCAGGTCCAGGAACGCCTGACCACCCAGATCGTCGAGGCCCTCGTCACCCACCTCAAACCGCGCGGCGCGATCGTCGTCGTCGAGTGCGAACACCTGTGCATGTCCATGCGGGGCATCCGCAAGCCCGGCGCCAAGACCGTCACCAGCGCAGTGCGCGGGCAACTGCACGACCCGGCCACCCGCGCCGAAGCCATGAGCCTCATACTCGGAAGGTAA
- a CDS encoding inorganic diphosphatase: MKHDVTIEIPKGSRVKYEVDHETGRVRLDRVLFTSMQYPTHYGFFENTLGEDGDPLDALVLLQDFDLYPGVIVESRPIGVFNMTDDGGGDAKVLCVPTDARFDHIQEISDVSEFLIKEIEHFFTRYKDLEPGKWVKAEGWGDRAAAEAELEASIKRYVPAAGH; encoded by the coding sequence ATGAAGCATGACGTGACTATCGAGATCCCCAAGGGATCGCGCGTCAAGTACGAAGTCGACCACGAGACCGGCCGCGTCCGCCTGGACCGCGTCCTGTTCACGTCGATGCAGTACCCCACCCACTACGGTTTCTTCGAGAACACCCTAGGTGAGGACGGAGATCCGCTGGACGCGCTGGTGCTCCTGCAGGACTTCGACCTCTACCCCGGCGTGATCGTGGAGTCCCGCCCGATCGGCGTCTTCAACATGACCGACGACGGCGGCGGCGACGCCAAGGTCCTGTGCGTTCCGACCGATGCCCGGTTCGACCACATTCAGGAAATCAGCGACGTCAGCGAATTCCTGATCAAGGAAATCGAGCACTTCTTCACCCGCTACAAGGACCTGGAGCCGGGCAAGTGGGTCAAGGCCGAGGGCTGGGGCGACCGCGCCGCGGCCGAAGCCGAGCTGGAAGCCTCCATCAAGCGCTACGTTCCGGCAGCCGGACACTGA
- the folP gene encoding dihydropteroate synthase produces MDSLAAAPGTGPATSPLPVLRKPRPAAKFQDLPTDRTLVMGILNVTPDSFSDGGTHATPDTAIAAGLRMFYAGADIIDVGGESTRPGATPVGVDEEQRRVLPVIEALVKAGALVSIDTTHAATAAAALNAGAAIINDVSGLTIEPEMAELAARTKAPYILTHRRGDASTMNALTDYRDVARDVVAELSGVRDKLYAAGVAPEQIIVDPGLGFAKNDAQNWELLQHLDVLQAMGHKVLVAGSRKRFLGSLLTVAGKAAQPVERDAATAAVTAISAFRGAWAVRVHDVGSSLDAVKVAARMAPPAHPATPGPAAGTD; encoded by the coding sequence ATGGACTCCCTAGCTGCTGCCCCCGGCACCGGCCCCGCAACCTCGCCCCTGCCCGTCCTGCGCAAACCGCGCCCGGCGGCGAAGTTCCAGGACCTGCCCACGGACCGGACCCTCGTGATGGGAATCCTCAACGTCACCCCTGATTCCTTCAGCGACGGCGGCACGCACGCGACACCGGACACCGCGATCGCGGCGGGTCTGCGGATGTTCTACGCCGGGGCGGACATCATCGACGTCGGCGGCGAATCCACCCGCCCGGGCGCCACCCCGGTCGGCGTCGACGAGGAACAGCGCCGGGTCCTGCCGGTCATCGAGGCCCTGGTCAAGGCCGGCGCCCTGGTCAGCATCGACACTACCCACGCCGCGACGGCGGCTGCCGCCCTGAATGCCGGCGCCGCGATCATCAATGACGTTTCGGGCCTGACCATCGAGCCGGAAATGGCGGAACTGGCCGCCCGCACCAAGGCGCCCTACATCCTGACGCACCGCCGCGGCGACGCCAGCACCATGAACGCCCTGACGGACTACCGGGATGTCGCCCGTGACGTCGTCGCGGAACTCTCCGGTGTCCGCGACAAGCTCTACGCCGCCGGCGTCGCCCCGGAGCAGATCATTGTGGACCCGGGGCTGGGATTCGCCAAGAACGATGCCCAGAACTGGGAGCTCCTGCAGCACTTGGACGTCCTGCAGGCCATGGGCCACAAGGTCCTCGTCGCCGGTTCCCGCAAGCGCTTCCTCGGCAGCCTCCTGACCGTCGCCGGCAAGGCCGCCCAGCCGGTTGAACGCGATGCGGCCACCGCCGCCGTGACCGCCATCAGCGCTTTCCGCGGTGCCTGGGCGGTGCGCGTGCACGACGTCGGTTCGAGCCTGGACGCCGTCAAGGTCGCCGCCCGCATGGCACCCCCGGCGCACCCGGCAACCCCCGGTCCTGCCGCCGGCACCGACTGA
- a CDS encoding DUF3180 domain-containing protein, which yields MKLTNPLLLLAIAVVLAAAGWLATVLAGRYSLATPVLPLTGLLTMGVIVVLTLVLGIRVLRWRNGKKKKILNPILAAWTLVLAQACAYTGSVLLGWHAGIILEQLRLWNLRSSHDITWQALALAGGGLIMVIVGLVVERFCRIPPEDGDADSGHGVPGKRNKPTAEGEYAYRGD from the coding sequence GTGAAGCTGACCAACCCCCTGCTCCTGCTGGCCATTGCGGTGGTCCTGGCGGCGGCCGGCTGGTTGGCCACCGTGCTGGCCGGCCGCTACAGCCTGGCCACGCCGGTGCTGCCGCTGACGGGGCTGCTGACCATGGGCGTGATCGTGGTGCTCACCTTGGTGCTGGGCATCCGCGTGCTCCGCTGGCGCAACGGCAAGAAGAAGAAGATCCTCAACCCCATCCTCGCGGCGTGGACCCTGGTCCTGGCCCAGGCCTGCGCCTACACCGGCTCGGTCCTGCTGGGTTGGCACGCGGGAATCATCTTGGAGCAGCTGCGGCTGTGGAACCTGCGCAGTAGCCACGACATCACCTGGCAGGCCCTCGCGCTGGCAGGCGGCGGGCTGATCATGGTGATCGTCGGGCTCGTCGTCGAGCGGTTCTGCCGGATTCCGCCCGAGGACGGCGACGCCGATTCCGGGCACGGCGTGCCGGGAAAGCGCAACAAGCCCACGGCAGAAGGCGAATATGCGTACCGAGGCGATTGA
- a CDS encoding zinc-dependent metalloprotease — MDHMESSARETSSQTSSQTSNEPSSQPVRGTAGESRKTPRGTSVQAQGLINWDLAASTAARLTPAGPVLSAAEIGSAVDNLRLMADISVPHVHHITGLDAARDLRDSEVLVVDRASWAKANTQSFAVMLGPAMEKMLEGRGSVTPGAASVSGAITGSQLGAILAFLSSKVLGQYDPFSALAENSSSPAAGRLLLVAPNIISVERELNVEPADFRLWVCLHEQTHRVQFAAAPWLRHHMLDEIENLSGQLLGNVDSLMERASAAAKSLKDRAAPGAAPGRGAILDLLQNPEEKAALSRLTALMSLLEGHANVVMDAVDASIVPSVKTIRQRFNARGKDRGLIEKFIRSLLGLDAKMRQYSDGSKFVREVVDAAGMEGFNKVWDSADHLPTEPEIHDSKLWLDRMGL; from the coding sequence ATGGACCACATGGAGTCCTCCGCGCGCGAGACATCAAGCCAGACATCAAGCCAGACATCAAACGAGCCATCGAGCCAGCCAGTCCGGGGAACAGCAGGCGAGTCACGAAAGACACCCCGCGGGACCTCGGTCCAGGCGCAGGGTCTCATCAACTGGGATCTTGCCGCGTCCACGGCGGCCCGCCTGACGCCGGCCGGCCCCGTCCTCAGTGCCGCCGAGATCGGCTCCGCCGTCGATAACCTGCGGCTCATGGCGGACATTTCCGTGCCGCACGTCCACCACATCACCGGCCTTGACGCCGCCCGGGACCTGCGCGACTCCGAAGTCCTGGTGGTGGACCGCGCCTCATGGGCCAAGGCCAACACGCAAAGCTTCGCCGTGATGCTCGGGCCGGCCATGGAGAAAATGCTCGAGGGCCGCGGGTCCGTCACCCCCGGAGCCGCCAGCGTCAGCGGGGCCATCACCGGCAGCCAGCTCGGCGCCATCCTGGCCTTCCTCTCCAGCAAAGTCCTCGGCCAGTACGACCCCTTCTCCGCACTGGCCGAAAACTCCTCGTCCCCCGCCGCCGGCCGCCTGCTGCTCGTGGCGCCGAACATCATCTCCGTGGAACGCGAACTGAACGTCGAACCCGCGGACTTCCGGCTGTGGGTCTGCCTCCACGAACAAACCCACCGGGTGCAGTTCGCCGCCGCCCCGTGGCTGCGGCACCACATGCTGGACGAGATCGAAAACCTCAGCGGCCAGCTGCTGGGCAACGTCGATTCCCTGATGGAACGGGCCTCCGCGGCCGCCAAGTCGCTGAAGGACCGCGCAGCACCCGGCGCGGCCCCCGGCCGGGGCGCCATCCTGGACCTGCTCCAGAACCCCGAGGAAAAGGCGGCGCTGTCCCGCCTGACTGCCCTCATGAGCCTGCTCGAAGGCCACGCCAACGTGGTGATGGACGCCGTGGACGCCAGCATCGTCCCCTCCGTGAAGACCATCCGGCAGCGGTTCAACGCCCGGGGCAAGGACCGCGGCTTGATCGAAAAATTCATCCGCAGTCTCCTCGGCCTCGACGCCAAGATGCGCCAGTACAGCGACGGTTCCAAATTCGTCCGGGAAGTGGTGGACGCGGCCGGCATGGAAGGCTTCAACAAAGTCTGGGACTCCGCCGACCACCTCCCCACCGAGCCCGAGATCCACGACTCCAAGCTATGGCTCGACCGGATGGGCCTCTAA
- a CDS encoding PH domain-containing protein translates to MRTEAIDPPGIDWLRVSPKYVTVRLAEWALGNLIVVALLSVPLVLVLAGVWTWPPVWLAVAVPALWLLLALWRLALIPRQVRSIGYAEREDDLLIRRGIFFQRTLVVPYGRMQYVDIAVGPVERPLGLCTLKLHTASAGTNAEIPGLPASEGARLREQLSARGEARLAGL, encoded by the coding sequence ATGCGTACCGAGGCGATTGATCCTCCGGGCATCGACTGGCTCCGGGTGTCACCGAAGTACGTGACCGTGCGCCTCGCGGAGTGGGCGCTCGGAAACCTGATCGTGGTTGCCTTGTTGTCCGTTCCCCTGGTCCTTGTTCTGGCCGGCGTGTGGACGTGGCCGCCGGTCTGGCTGGCCGTTGCCGTTCCCGCCCTCTGGCTGCTCCTGGCATTGTGGCGGCTCGCGCTGATTCCCCGGCAGGTGCGCTCGATCGGCTACGCCGAGCGTGAGGACGACCTCCTGATCCGCCGGGGCATCTTCTTCCAGCGCACCCTCGTGGTCCCCTACGGGCGGATGCAGTACGTGGACATCGCGGTGGGGCCCGTCGAGCGTCCCCTGGGCCTGTGCACCCTGAAGCTTCACACCGCGTCCGCCGGGACCAATGCCGAGATCCCCGGCCTGCCCGCCAGCGAAGGAGCCCGGCTCCGCGAACAGCTCTCCGCCCGCGGCGAAGCCCGGCTGGCCGGGCTGTGA
- the folB gene encoding dihydroneopterin aldolase yields MDQITLTGVTAVGHHGVFDFERRDGQPFVVDAVLHLDFTKAAASDDVLDTAHYGEVAGCIRDWITGVPLNLIEALAVRIAEDILQKFPVAAVDITVHKPKAPIEVEFGDVAVSVHRRRS; encoded by the coding sequence ATGGACCAGATCACGCTGACCGGCGTCACCGCCGTCGGCCATCACGGGGTGTTCGACTTCGAGCGCCGCGACGGCCAGCCGTTCGTCGTTGACGCCGTGCTGCACCTGGACTTCACCAAGGCCGCGGCCTCCGACGACGTCCTGGACACTGCGCACTACGGCGAAGTGGCCGGCTGCATCCGGGACTGGATCACCGGCGTTCCGCTGAACCTGATCGAGGCCCTGGCCGTGCGGATCGCCGAGGACATCCTGCAGAAATTTCCCGTGGCCGCCGTGGACATCACCGTGCACAAGCCCAAGGCCCCGATCGAGGTCGAATTCGGCGACGTCGCCGTCAGCGTGCACCGGAGGCGTTCATGA
- the folK gene encoding 2-amino-4-hydroxy-6-hydroxymethyldihydropteridine diphosphokinase, whose translation MSPLYTRAVIALGSNLGERNDTLSAAVADLVDPPEVRLLAISPIVQTKAVGGPAGQPDFLNMVIAVETSLPPRELLQHCHAVEQKHLRVREVRWGPRTLDVDIITYGDLVSSDPELTLPHPRAAERAFVLYPWSLIDPAAELNGERVADLAAKAADFADLETFDGFQSLTAPDATGVSGAVERP comes from the coding sequence ATGAGCCCGCTCTACACCCGCGCGGTGATCGCGCTCGGCAGCAACCTGGGGGAGCGCAACGACACCCTGTCCGCCGCCGTCGCGGACCTCGTCGACCCGCCGGAGGTGCGCCTGCTGGCCATCTCGCCGATCGTCCAGACCAAGGCCGTGGGCGGGCCCGCGGGCCAGCCGGACTTCCTCAACATGGTGATCGCCGTCGAGACGTCCCTGCCGCCGCGCGAACTGCTGCAACACTGCCACGCCGTGGAACAGAAGCACCTGCGGGTGCGCGAGGTCCGGTGGGGGCCGCGGACCCTGGACGTGGACATCATCACCTACGGGGACCTCGTCAGCTCCGACCCCGAGCTCACCCTGCCCCACCCCCGGGCCGCGGAACGGGCGTTTGTGCTCTACCCCTGGTCGCTGATCGATCCCGCGGCGGAGCTCAACGGTGAACGCGTCGCGGACCTCGCCGCGAAAGCCGCCGACTTCGCCGACCTCGAGACATTTGACGGTTTCCAGAGCCTCACGGCCCCGGACGCCACCGGCGTTTCCGGTGCGGTGGAGCGGCCGTGA
- the ftsH gene encoding ATP-dependent zinc metalloprotease FtsH translates to MKAKSFFKGPGIWIVVVVAMLLLAFATLAPGGASRIDTDKGLELLTSAGKVEQAKIFDAENRVDLVLKDNLQIDGQDKGKNVQFYFVNARAQDVVKAVTDAKPSGGFTDQPLENNWFSGLFSLLVPVLLLGVLFWFLLSRMQGGGSKVMQFGKSKAKLVSKDMPQVTFSDVAGADEAVEELEEIKEFLQEPAKFQAVGAKIPKGVLLYGPPGTGKTLLARAVAGEAGVPFFSISGSDFVEMFVGVGASRVRDLFEQAKSNAPAIIFVDEIDAVGRHRGAGIGGGNDEREQTLNQLLVEMDGFDVKTNVILIAATNRPDVLDPALLRPGRFDRQISVEAPDLIGRDQILQVHAKGKPMAPGVDLKAVAKKTPGYTGADLANVLNEAALLTARSNANLIDDRALDEAIDRVMAGPQKRSRVMKEHERKVTAYHEGGHALVAAALRNSAPVTKITILPRGRALGYTMVVPENDKYSITRNELLDQMAYAMGGRVAEELVFHDPSTGASNDIEKATGIARKMVTEFGMSERVGSVRLGQGGGEPFLGRDAGHERNYSDQIAYIVDEEVRRLIDGAHDEAYAILTENRDVLDQLALELLERETLNQAEIAHVFENIRKRDFREVWLSKETRPVQAAGPVESRREKAEREAQEEATQARLEEPLDARPPHAQGVPGQEPFQGGVGGGVTDIGTDGLPG, encoded by the coding sequence ATGAAAGCTAAGAGTTTCTTCAAGGGCCCGGGGATCTGGATTGTCGTCGTGGTGGCCATGCTGCTGCTGGCCTTTGCCACCCTGGCGCCCGGCGGCGCAAGCCGGATCGACACGGACAAGGGCCTTGAACTGCTGACTTCCGCCGGCAAGGTTGAACAGGCCAAGATTTTCGACGCCGAAAACCGCGTGGACCTGGTCCTGAAGGACAACCTGCAGATCGACGGCCAGGACAAGGGCAAGAACGTCCAGTTCTACTTTGTCAACGCCCGCGCCCAGGACGTCGTCAAGGCGGTCACGGACGCCAAACCGTCCGGCGGCTTCACCGACCAGCCGCTCGAAAACAACTGGTTCTCCGGACTCTTCTCCCTCCTGGTGCCCGTTCTGCTGCTCGGCGTCCTGTTCTGGTTCCTGCTCTCCCGGATGCAGGGCGGCGGATCCAAGGTCATGCAGTTCGGCAAGTCCAAGGCCAAGCTCGTCAGCAAGGACATGCCGCAGGTGACCTTCAGCGATGTCGCCGGCGCCGATGAGGCCGTCGAGGAACTCGAGGAAATCAAGGAGTTCCTGCAGGAGCCGGCCAAGTTCCAGGCCGTCGGCGCCAAGATCCCCAAGGGCGTGCTGCTCTACGGCCCTCCGGGCACCGGCAAGACCCTCCTGGCCCGCGCCGTCGCCGGCGAGGCCGGCGTGCCCTTCTTCTCCATCTCCGGCTCTGACTTCGTGGAAATGTTCGTCGGCGTGGGCGCCTCCCGCGTCCGCGACCTCTTCGAACAGGCCAAATCCAACGCGCCGGCCATCATCTTCGTCGATGAGATCGACGCCGTCGGCCGGCACCGCGGCGCCGGCATCGGCGGCGGCAACGACGAGCGCGAGCAGACCCTCAACCAGCTGCTGGTTGAAATGGACGGCTTCGACGTCAAGACCAACGTCATCCTGATTGCCGCCACCAACCGCCCCGACGTCCTGGACCCGGCCCTGCTGCGCCCGGGCCGCTTCGACCGGCAGATCTCGGTGGAGGCCCCGGACCTGATCGGCCGCGACCAGATCCTGCAGGTGCACGCCAAGGGCAAGCCTATGGCTCCCGGCGTCGACCTCAAGGCTGTTGCCAAGAAGACCCCCGGCTACACGGGCGCGGACCTGGCCAACGTCCTGAACGAGGCCGCCCTGCTGACGGCGCGCTCCAACGCGAACCTGATCGATGACCGCGCACTCGACGAGGCGATCGACCGCGTGATGGCCGGCCCGCAGAAGCGCAGCCGGGTCATGAAGGAACACGAACGCAAGGTCACCGCCTACCACGAGGGCGGCCACGCCCTGGTCGCGGCGGCCCTGCGGAACTCCGCCCCGGTCACCAAGATCACCATCCTGCCCCGCGGCCGTGCCTTGGGCTACACCATGGTGGTCCCGGAGAATGACAAATACTCCATCACCCGCAACGAGCTGCTCGACCAGATGGCGTACGCCATGGGCGGCCGCGTCGCAGAGGAACTCGTCTTCCACGATCCGTCCACGGGCGCGTCCAACGACATCGAGAAGGCCACCGGAATCGCCCGGAAGATGGTCACCGAGTTCGGCATGAGCGAAAGGGTCGGTTCCGTCCGGCTCGGCCAGGGCGGCGGCGAGCCGTTCCTGGGCCGCGACGCCGGCCACGAGCGCAACTACTCGGACCAGATCGCCTACATCGTCGACGAGGAGGTGCGCCGCCTCATCGACGGCGCGCATGACGAGGCCTACGCCATCCTCACCGAGAACCGGGACGTGCTGGACCAGCTGGCGCTGGAACTGCTCGAACGCGAAACGCTGAACCAGGCCGAGATCGCACACGTTTTCGAGAACATCCGCAAGCGCGATTTCCGCGAAGTGTGGCTCTCGAAGGAGACACGCCCCGTCCAGGCCGCCGGGCCGGTGGAGTCGCGGCGCGAAAAGGCGGAGCGCGAAGCGCAGGAGGAAGCCACCCAGGCACGGCTCGAAGAGCCCCTGGACGCGCGGCCGCCGCATGCCCAGGGCGTCCCCGGTCAGGAACCCTTCCAAGGCGGTGTTGGCGGCGGTGTTACGGATATCGGGACTGACGGCCTTCCCGGCTAG